In the Carassius auratus strain Wakin chromosome 50, ASM336829v1, whole genome shotgun sequence genome, one interval contains:
- the LOC113066919 gene encoding proline-rich protein 5-like, whose translation MKEGSGSLWITMLENLSGAHIDRSSPRSSTFSFSALFALPHHLHMDGSSHPFRRTLYRLKLVSSPNLSQLGKNEKASLEERGSGPNIIWNSIHNAVIAVFQKKGLADNELYTLNEGVRQLLKTELGLFFTEYLQNQLLTKGMVILRDKIRFYEGQKLLDSLAETWDFFFCDVLTMLLAIFHPVQGKEPSVRQLALLHFRNTITLNMKLEEALSRPRARVPPSIVQMLLVLQGVHESKGVSEEYLKLESLIQKVVSPYLGTQGLCSHECGASQCSCVIVTKRCLQYCWSKSADLPSSNPVVRSKSYNIPMLTPVAEYDSEVSSVGSVGIRRHSACDVTSCIEPLGYSTLTVGIETSSTPRLSLDHELTLSSVMRGAAGQPALISPPIFTGCLHAADAPMASSEVDKALSSPPSCSSSPETIVLQGVDSLESDPDGIFIDFSHCRSDSFGTSRKTS comes from the exons ATGAAAGAAGGATCTGGCAGCCTTTGGATAACAATGCTGGAGAACTTGAGCGGAGCCCACATTGATCGATCCAGCCCTAGATCATCCACATTCAGCTTCTCTGCCCTGTTTGCTCTGCCACACCACCTTCACATGGATGGAAGCAGTCATCCATTCAGGAG GACTCTGTACCGGTTAAAGTTGGTAAGTTCTCCGAATCTGAGTCAGCTGGGGAAAAATGAAAAGGCTTCACTGGAGGAGAGAGGATCCGGGCCTAATATCATATGGAACAG CATTCACAATGCAGTTATTGCTGTATTCCAAAAGAAAGGACTGGCAGACAACGAACTCTATACACTCAATGAAGGCGTGAG gcAGCTATTGAAAACTGAGCTGGGCTTGTTCTTTACAGAATACCTCCAG AATCAGCTTTTAACTAAAGGCATGGTCATTTTACGGGACAAAATAAGGTTTTATGAAG GTCAGAAGTTATTGGACTCTTTGGCTGAGACATGGGACTTTTTCTTTTGTGATGTTCTGACTATGCTTCTAGCCATCTTCCACCCCGTCCAG GGTAAGGAGCCATCGGTGCGTCAGCTGGCCCTGCTGCACTTTCGAAACACCATCACCCTTAACATGAAGCTGGAGGAGGCTCTGTCCAGACCGCGAGCCCGTGTCCCTCCCTCCATCGTCCAGATGCTTTTAGTGTTACAG GGGGTTCATGAATCCAAAGGTGTGAGTGAAGAATACCTGAAGCTGGAGTCTCTCATTCAGAAGGTGGTGTCGCCGTACCTGGGCACGCAGGGACTGTGTTCACATGAGTGTGGCGCCTCTCAGTGCTCCTGTGTTATTGTGACAA AGAGGTGTTTGCAGTATTGCTGGTCCAAGTCTGCAGACCTGCCCTCCAGTAATCCAGTAGTGCGCTCCAAGAGTTACAACATCCCCATGCTGACCCCCGTGGCTGAGTACGACTCTGAAGTGAGCTCTGTGGGCAGCGTCGGCATCCGGCGTCACTCTGcatgtgatgtcacttcctgcatAGAGCCCCTGGGCTATTCGACCCTGACTGTGGGAATAGAGACCAGCTCAACCCCCAGACTCTCACTCGATCACGAGCTCACCCTGTCTAGTGTGATGCGAGGGGCTGCGGGACAGCCAGCTCTGATTTCTCCGCCCATCTTCACAGGCTGTCTGCATGCAGCGGACGCCCCGATGGCTTCATCTGAGGTGGACAAGGCCCTTTCGTCGCCCCCGAGCTGCTCCTCCAGTCCGGAGACGATTGTACTGCAGGGAGTAGACTCGCTGGAATCAGATCCTGACGGAATCTTCATCGACTTTTCCCACTGCCGCTCCGATTCTTTCGGAACCAGCAGGAAAACTAGCTGA